The Deltaproteobacteria bacterium DNA window GCAAACCAGCTGCAGGTACGCATGTGCATTATGACAAACATGGTCAGGAGCGCTATTATCACGTGGTCTGCCATCCCCTGTTTGATGAGACCGGCCAGGCCACCCGGGTGGTAGAACTATCACAAGACATCACCAAGGAAGTCATGGCCCGCTCCCGGATGCTGCATGACGACAAGATGACCTCCTTGGGGAAACTATCGGCCAGCGTGGTGCACGAAATCAACAATCCGCTCACCGGCATCCTGACATTTATCAAACTGTTGCAGCGCACCTTGGCGGAGGGCCTGGCCACTCCACAGGAATTGCAAGAATTCCAGCGTTATTTAGGGCTGATGGAAAGCGAGACCTCCCGGGTCAGCCGGATCGTCTCCAACCTGCTGGCCTTTTCCCGCAAGACCAGGCCCGAATTTAAACTGGTCAATGTAAACCAGATTATCGATGAAACCCTGTCACTGTTAGACTATCAGGCCGGTTTACAGCGGATTAAAATCAAACGCCGGTATGACCCTGCACTGCTGCCGGTGTTGGCTGATCCGGCCCAACTTAAACAGGCCTTTCTCAACCTGTTCATGAATGCCCAGGATGCCATGCCCGATGGCGGTGATCTATCCATCCGAACCCGAAACCTGGGAACCAAAGCCGTCCGCATTGGGATTTCAGATACCGGAGTCGGCATCCCCAAGGAACACTATTCCCAGATTTTTGAACCCTTTTACACCACCAAGAAAGGCGGCGGCGGCGCGGGACTGGGCCTGTCAGTGGTCTATGGCATAATCAAGGAAAATCAGGGCACTATCAGAGTTGATAGCGTGGTCGGTCAGGGGACCACTTTTACTATCCGTCTGCCGGCTCGGAGGCCAGACGAAGATGTTGATTCCGCATAAAAAGTTTAACCTGTTGGTGGTGGATGATGAGCTCATTATCCGAGAGTCGCTGGCCGGGTGGCTGCAACGGGACGGCTACCAGGTAGAAACAGCTGACAGCGGTCCTCAGGCCTTGGAAAAAATCCAGGCCAAACACTATGATATCATGCTGATCGACGTCAAGATGCCGGAAATGGACGGCCTCACCCTGCTGCAACATTTGAAAGAGCGAGACCCTGACACCGCCGTGATTATGATGACGGCCTACGGGTCCATCGAAGACGCGGTCGAAGCTATGAAGAAGGGGGCCTTTGACTATTTGCTCAAGCCTTTCGACCTGGAGGAACTTAGCCTGACCATTGAGAAACTGGTGCAGATTCAAACCATGACCATGGAAAATATCGTCCTCAAAGAGCGGGTGGACAAGATCGATCGTTTTGAAGAATTGGTGGGCCTATCCGAACCCATGCAAAAACTCTATGAGACCATTATGGACGTGGCCCAATCAGATGCAACGGTGCTGATTACCGGCGAAACTGGCACCGGCAAGGAGTTGGTGGCGCGGGCCATTCATGCCCAAAGCCCTCGTGGTTTTGCACCGTTTATCGCAGTCAATTGCGGGGCCTTTACCGAACAACTGCTGGAAAGTGAGTTGTTCGGACACGAAAAAGGGGCCTTTACTGATGCCAAGTTTACCAAAAAAGGCCGCCTGGAACTGGCGCATGGGGGGACGCTGTTTCTGGATGAAGTCGGCGATATCACTATGAAAATGCAGATTGACCTCCTTCGGGTGCTGGAAACCCATGAATTCACCCGGGTCGGGGGGACGATTCCCATTCACAGCGACTTCCGGGTAATTGCCGCCACCCACCAGGATCTGCTGGCTGCCATCCAGGAGGGCACCTTCCGCCGGGACCTGTACTACCGCCTCAACGTGGTCCACATCCCGGTGCCGCCTTTACGGGAACGCCGCGGCGATATTAAACTGCTGGCCGAACACTTTCTGGTGCATTATGCCGCCGAGACCAACAAAAAGATCGATTCCATCCATCCCGATGCCCTGGAGGCCATGCAGCACTACGACTGGCCCGGCAATGTGCGGGAATTAGAAAACGCCATCGAGCGGGCAGTGGTGATCGGCAAAGGCCGTCAGATTCAGCTGGCGGACCTGCCTCTGTTTGGTCCGAGTGACCGGACCGCGGCCCTTGGGCTTTCTCTGGAAGAAATGGAGCGGGAGCACATCGCCCAGGTCCTGGAGGCGGAAGGCGGCAACATTTCCCGGACCGCTCAGGTTCTGAAGATCAATCGCACCACCCTGTATCACAAGCTCAGAAAATACGGCCTGAAATCTTGAAGTTAACCCTGTTAAAAACCCTGCATTGACAGCTGCGATTGCTACATGCCGCCGCTTCCCAGTATAGGAATCATCCCTTTGGGGCCAATTGATCCCAAGCTCTTGCGTTATCTCAAGACTGAGCTGCCCAAGTTCCTGCCTTTGCCGGTGCAATTATTGAAAGCCCGACCGATCCCTACTCACACCTATCATATCGTCCGTCAACAATATAATTCCACCCAACTGTTGGAATACCTGTTGACAGACCGGCAGCCGGGGCTGTTCAAAATACTGGGGGTTACAGGGGTGGATCTATACATCCCGATCTTGACCTACGTCTTCGGAGAAGCGCAAGTGGGGGGAACCGGAGCGATAATCTCCTTATATCGCTTGAACCAGGGGTTAGATGGACTGATGGCCCCTCCGCAGGTTTTCTGGCCGCGGATCATCAAGAGCGGATTGCATGAACTGGGACATACCTGTAACCTGAAACATTGCCGGCAGCCAGACTGTATCATGCGGTTTTCCGGCAGCCTGGAGAAATTAGACCAGAAAAACCCCCATTTCTGTGGTTATTGTCGGGTCCTGTTGAGCGATTACTTTAATCAGAACGGCATAACTATCATGCTCGACCGTTAACCGATTTGCCCATCTTCGGACATCGTTAACGGCTAAAAATCCCGAACCGGAAGGTTGGGGTAATTTGGGTTTTTGGCAGGTGTACTTGAATTCCGGTAGGGGGGACCCGGTGGGTCGCTTCTGCCACCGATTAAGCTATCGCGGCCCTGTTCATGAAATCGTTTAATCCAATTGGCTAAGGTCTGACGGGTGATACTGAACAAAGCCGCTAGCGGATCATGACCGCTGCCTAAAAATAGGGCTCGGATCGCCATGAGGCGAAGATGGCGGCGTTTGGTCGCCGCGGCTTGCGCCGCGCGCCCTCCGGTTCGGGAGCAGTTTTCGGCATGGGGCATGTTCGGCAGGCTGGCCATAGGCCGGTTAAAGGACAATCTTCACAAGAGGACAAGTAAAAATTTGCTTCTATTAAGGAAAAATTTCGAGAATCGCTATAACCGAGAGAAGCGAGGCCGGATTGGCGACATCGCGCTCCTGCTGGAATTATCCCGGGCAATTCTTGTGGTTGGTTTCTTCCCTTCTTTTCGGCCGTTAAACCCACTTCCATAAGCCCTAAAGTGGTTGAGAAGTAAGCTTGAGAGTATAGTAGGGGGACCGTTGGCCCCCGTTCTCCTATCAAATTAACCTTTCATTGCTCTGAGTGACGATTCGGAGATTTCTCAAAGTTGGGTTTTGACCCAGGCCACCAGTTTGGCAAAGGTCCGGGCCCATTCTTCGGTATGATCATGGCCGGTGAAGATATGGGCCAGTTCATGGCATAAAGTGGGAAGGCGATAACCAGGGGGGTAGAGGAGGATACAGCGTTTCTGATGATCGGCCTCGGCTAACAAAAAGGTGGAATCCTGCCAATAAATTCTGGGATTGGTAAGGGATTTCAAGTTCTGCTGCAGAGGCACCGGTTCGTAGCCAAAGGCCGCACAGATTTTTTGGGTCCAGCTTTCCATGTCGGCAAAGTCACGGTGCCGAAACAATTCTTCGTCATACTGATGGCAGTCCGAGCACCAGACCTGACCATCAAAAGTCAGGTCGGCATGCTGAGCAGGGTCAATGGTCTTGCCACACTTGGGACATTTCATGTTCAGGACATCCGAGCACGTTTAATTTAAAATACCGCAACTGAATATCTTATCTTTCTTTCCGGTCATCATTTCCAGACCTTTAACTATGGGCTTGCCAGTGGCCTGGGCCAGAGCGTGGACCATGCCCTGATAAATCCATTTGTGGAACAGATAAAGGCTGTCGGCTATACCTCCCAGTCCGCGGGGCAAAAAGCGGGCAAGTTGCTCAAGTAGTGCATCACCGACTCGCAACTCGTGGGGATGGCATCGACCGCCCCGATAACCCATGCCACCCAGTCTCGCAATTGCCATAAATAATTGCCGAAATACCACCCAGTGGCCCCGCCGATTTTAACAATAGGCTGTCCGACCTCTTCCGGGTTGGCCTCTAGGACGATGCGATAGCCACATTCCAGGATAGTACCGCTGGCATAATCCGTCCACCAGATAGCGCAGGATCTCAAATGAGGCGCTGCCTGAACCCAAATCATCGCCGCCCGCAGAATGGTAGCCGGCACCGGGCGTCCCCCCACATATCTCGTGGCCCAGGTGACCAATACCGGCTTGGCTGACTCAGGTTGATTCACCTTAAATTATCCTCAATTGTGGCTTCGCTAGTCAAATTTATTTTAGTATATCTGATGCGCTGCTGATTTTACCAGCAATTTAACCGGGCTCGAGCGAGTTCATAGATTTCCTCCTGGACATCGCAGGAAAGAATATATTATGATGCCCGGGAGGGTAAAAGGAAATAGTAAAGGTAACCGCATAATCATAAAGATACGGTGGTCTTATGACTAGATTTATTCCTTTGCTGGTAGTGGTTTTTTGGGTTTTTAGTGGCTGTGCCGGGCTCAAGGAGGAATGTCAGGTTCGCAAGGAAAAGGCCGATTCGGTGGCCGCGCTAGTCCCCCAAGAACTAAGGGTCGGCATGAGCCTGGAGGAGGTGAGGGAGCGGTTGGACCCTCCGGATGAAATCAAAATCAACTCTGATGAACCTGGGAAGCCGACAACTTGGAGATATTATGTTTATCCTGACTGCGAACGTCATCTGGGAATTAGTGCCCCGACCACTATATTGCGTTTCCGTTACGACAGATTGGAAAAATGGGAGATAACCGATTGATTATATATAGCTCTCTTCGATTAAATTTTTTAAAATCAATATTTTTGGGGAAAGCCGATTTTTTAAAGAAAAATTTATTTTTTGGCAAAGATTTATTTACATCCGGTTAAGTTTTACGGTAAAATACTCAAGTTTTTTTGCCAACCAGGGCATCGATGCTTTTACCCATCTGAATTTACTATCTTTCTCTTAGGCGAGGTAGCTATCTATGCAGTCGCAGATCTGCTCAAGTTATATGGAGCGCCTTTATTCTTTCTATTCTCCTTTTTATGATTTTTTCTTTGGCAAATTACTGGAACCAGGACGGCGGAAAGCCTTTCGTTATCTTTCACCCCGGCCTGGCCAAAAAATTTTGGAAATCGGGATTGGCACCGGTTCCAGCCTGGAACTCTATCCTCCTTATTCCCGGGTGGTGGGCATTGATATATCTCCGGGGATGATTGAGCAGGCCCAGAAACGAGCTGCGGCCCTGAGAAACGGCACCGAGATCAATCTTATGGTTATGGATGCAGCGCAGTTGGAATTTCCTGATAATCATTTTGATGCAGTAGTGGCTTCCTATGTCATCACCACGGTTCCCGATCCGCACCAGGTCTGCCGGGAAATTTTGCGGGTCACGCGTCCCGGCGGCCAGATCATTGCCGTCAACCATACCCGCTCAGAGAATGGCTGGTATTTAGGTCGAGTGGAAGATCTCTTAGCCCCGCTCTGCGTCCGCATCGGCTTTACCACCGACCTGGATGTGTTAAAGGTTATGCGGGAAAGCGGAGTACATATTCAGAGTACCATTAAGTGCAATCTGCTGCACCTGCATCGGATAATCACCGGGACTAAAAAATGAGGGGCTAAGTTGGTCAGATAGCCTTTAAACTAAGAGGCATATAACTTTTTAAACCCGGGAGAGGAATGCCCGGGCTTTTTTTAAGGTAATTTCGTTTCTCAAAAATAATTTCTCCTTGAGCATGTCTAGCGGATCATGACCGATGCCTAAAAATAAGGCTCGGATCGCCGTGAGGCGGAGAAGGCGGCGTCTGGTAGGCGCGGCTGGGGGCGCCGCGCCCTCCGGTTCGGCCCGCGGGAGCAGTTTTCGGCATAGGGCATGTTCGGTAGCCTGGCTATAGCCCGGATAAATCACAATCTTCACATCAGAACAAGTAAAATTTTGCCTTATATTAAGAAAAAATTTTTGAGAATCGCTATAATTGAGATCGCCGTAAGAAAGGCGGTCGCTGGCAGTGGAGTCGGATCGTGAAGCACTGGAGCGCTGGTCATGACTCCGGCCCATATGATTGGTTGACAAACAGTTTCGGAAACATCCTTGGATGGCTGGCTAAAAATGATATGCCAAGCCCACCACCACCTGATGTCGGTCGAAGTCAAAGACTGCTTTGTTGGCGGTAACGCCGGTGTTGTTATAAAAGAGTTGTTGGGATTCTAATTCAACACTCCATTGCTTACTGAATTTATATTCCAAAAAGCCGCCCACATGTTTAGTGAACATGTAGCGCAGACCGCCTTCCAACTCCAAGGCGAAGTTCTTGGCGGAATCAGCGTCGCCATAAAGGATCACTAGGCCCGGCCCCAGCCCCACATATGGTTGCAAGCGACCGAAGGGCAGTTCCTTGTCCTTTAGAAAGCCATAACGGCCCACCAGGTGAAAGGCCATGGTCCAAGCCAGGATAGTTTGTCTGGACACCCGGCCAGCAGTAGCCCCGGCCAGTGGCGGATGCAAAGCCACGCTCTGGGAGGGTTGGGGATGGTTGCCGATGCTGCCTTCTGCTTCCACTCCCAAATAGGGAATACTATCAAAAAAATATCCCAATTTGATGCCACCCGTGACTCCTGGATCGATGGTCAGATTCCGGGCAATGTAATTTTGGCTGCCTACTTGATATTTCCAATCGGTATCAGGCACAAAGGCACCTCCGAAAAAGCCCCCTATGAAAAATTCCCCTGGGCCCTCATACCCCAAGCGACCCATGACACCAGCGTGTTCAGAAAGGCGATTCTTATAAAGCAGATAGCCGGCCGCGGCCACGGCCACTACTGAACCCAGGGGCACGGCAGTGACGACCAGGGTGTCACCGGAGGACAACGCCAGCATTGGTTGGGGAGAGGCAAAGACCAAACAAAGAACCATCACCATCAGAACCATAGGCTTTAGCCGATTTTTTCTATTTCTTTTCATGTGTTAGTCTCCGAGTTGTTTTACTGTTGAGTAGAACACTTTAAAGAGCTTTTCGGGAGCCGGACAGATCTCGTTGGCAAGCCCCACCACCTCTGGAACGTTGATCTCCACCTTCACGGTATATCTTGTTTTTGGTATTTTTGCCAAAACTCAGTCTATTGGAGATAGGCTTTTTTTTCTACCCTTTTTTAGTACAGTCCCATTTTCAGGGAGGACCTCATCAAACGCAGGGTATCATCCTGGAGGACCAGGATGGCCAAACCCCAAAAGAAGATTATCACCACCGACAACCAGAAGCCGGTTCGCCCTCATCCCCATCTTTTTTGCTCCAAATAAGCTATTGGGGCGAATGAGCAGGACCAGGACAAACAGGCCGAATTCTACCACCGGAACCCAACTGACGGGCATAAAGGTAGGGATAATACCGATTACTTTCAAATGAGTAATTTTATCCTTTATCCCCTCTCCCCCGCTGGCGGGGGAGAGGGCGAGGGTGAGGGGCATTTTAACTCTTTGATCGCAACTGGGTATGAGTTGGAACGAGGAGGTGGCGCTGTTGGAATCCTTCCGGCAGCAAGCTCTTACCGGCCAGGTGGCGACGGTTGCCGACATCAAGGAAACGCTGGAAAGACGGGTAGGGCATA harbors:
- a CDS encoding winged helix-turn-helix domain-containing protein is translated as MSWNEEVALLESFRQQALTGQVATVADIKETLERRVGHKVHKTTVYRLLKRHGWRKVLPRPFHVNADPAEQ
- a CDS encoding methyltransferase domain-containing protein; the protein is MQSQICSSYMERLYSFYSPFYDFFFGKLLEPGRRKAFRYLSPRPGQKILEIGIGTGSSLELYPPYSRVVGIDISPGMIEQAQKRAAALRNGTEINLMVMDAAQLEFPDNHFDAVVASYVITTVPDPHQVCREILRVTRPGGQIIAVNHTRSENGWYLGRVEDLLAPLCVRIGFTTDLDVLKVMRESGVHIQSTIKCNLLHLHRIITGTKK
- a CDS encoding porin family protein, producing MKRNRKNRLKPMVLMVMVLCLVFASPQPMLALSSGDTLVVTAVPLGSVVAVAAAGYLLYKNRLSEHAGVMGRLGYEGPGEFFIGGFFGGAFVPDTDWKYQVGSQNYIARNLTIDPGVTGGIKLGYFFDSIPYLGVEAEGSIGNHPQPSQSVALHPPLAGATAGRVSRQTILAWTMAFHLVGRYGFLKDKELPFGRLQPYVGLGPGLVILYGDADSAKNFALELEGGLRYMFTKHVGGFLEYKFSKQWSVELESQQLFYNNTGVTANKAVFDFDRHQVVVGLAYHF
- a CDS encoding sigma-54-dependent Fis family transcriptional regulator, which gives rise to MLIPHKKFNLLVVDDELIIRESLAGWLQRDGYQVETADSGPQALEKIQAKHYDIMLIDVKMPEMDGLTLLQHLKERDPDTAVIMMTAYGSIEDAVEAMKKGAFDYLLKPFDLEELSLTIEKLVQIQTMTMENIVLKERVDKIDRFEELVGLSEPMQKLYETIMDVAQSDATVLITGETGTGKELVARAIHAQSPRGFAPFIAVNCGAFTEQLLESELFGHEKGAFTDAKFTKKGRLELAHGGTLFLDEVGDITMKMQIDLLRVLETHEFTRVGGTIPIHSDFRVIAATHQDLLAAIQEGTFRRDLYYRLNVVHIPVPPLRERRGDIKLLAEHFLVHYAAETNKKIDSIHPDALEAMQHYDWPGNVRELENAIERAVVIGKGRQIQLADLPLFGPSDRTAALGLSLEEMEREHIAQVLEAEGGNISRTAQVLKINRTTLYHKLRKYGLKS
- a CDS encoding archaemetzincin family Zn-dependent metalloprotease, yielding MGPIDPKLLRYLKTELPKFLPLPVQLLKARPIPTHTYHIVRQQYNSTQLLEYLLTDRQPGLFKILGVTGVDLYIPILTYVFGEAQVGGTGAIISLYRLNQGLDGLMAPPQVFWPRIIKSGLHELGHTCNLKHCRQPDCIMRFSGSLEKLDQKNPHFCGYCRVLLSDYFNQNGITIMLDR
- a CDS encoding helix-turn-helix domain-containing protein → MPHAENCSRTGGRAAQAAATKRRHLRLMAIRALFLGSGHDPLAALFSITRQTLANWIKRFHEQGRDSLIGGRSDPPGPPYRNSSTPAKNPNYPNLPVRDF